Proteins co-encoded in one Bacillus sp. FSL H8-0547 genomic window:
- a CDS encoding methionine ABC transporter ATP-binding protein: MITLKDVRKVFQTKNGRVTAVDSVNLDINKGEIFGIIGYSGAGKSSLIRLLNGLEKPTDGSIQVAGRGIDKISGSELRKARQEISMIFQHFNLLWSRTVRENIAFPLEIAGIKSEQRAKRVEELIKLVGLEGREDSYPSQLSGGQKQRVGIARALANNPKVLLCDEATSALDPQTTDSILDLLVDINERLGLTIVLITHEMHVIRKICHRVAVMESGKIVEQGEVLDVFRKPQQAITKRFVKQITEPDDTQETMELILEKYKHGMVIQLTFVGDSTENPLITNLIRNHPIQVNILQGKISQTQSGSYGTLFIHIDGEQAELERAMAYIRSQEVEAEVISNV; encoded by the coding sequence ATGATTACGCTAAAGGACGTACGAAAAGTCTTTCAGACGAAGAATGGCCGTGTTACGGCTGTTGATTCAGTCAATCTGGACATAAACAAAGGTGAAATTTTCGGAATTATCGGTTATAGCGGCGCCGGAAAAAGTTCACTTATCCGCCTGCTGAACGGACTTGAAAAACCAACAGACGGCTCCATTCAGGTAGCCGGCCGGGGCATCGATAAAATCAGCGGCAGCGAACTTCGAAAGGCACGGCAGGAAATCAGCATGATCTTCCAGCATTTTAACCTGCTTTGGTCAAGAACGGTCCGTGAAAACATTGCGTTTCCGCTTGAGATTGCCGGAATAAAAAGCGAGCAGCGGGCTAAACGAGTAGAAGAGCTGATCAAGCTTGTCGGACTTGAAGGACGGGAAGATTCATATCCTTCCCAGCTGAGCGGAGGACAAAAGCAGAGGGTCGGAATTGCGAGAGCCCTTGCCAACAATCCAAAAGTGCTTCTATGTGACGAGGCGACATCAGCACTTGACCCGCAGACAACCGATTCCATTCTTGACCTGCTTGTTGACATTAATGAAAGGTTAGGGCTGACGATTGTTCTGATTACCCACGAAATGCATGTTATCCGAAAAATCTGCCACCGTGTAGCAGTAATGGAAAGCGGAAAGATTGTCGAGCAGGGAGAAGTGCTTGACGTATTCAGAAAGCCTCAGCAGGCAATCACAAAGCGCTTTGTGAAACAAATTACAGAGCCGGATGACACGCAGGAAACAATGGAACTGATCCTTGAAAAATATAAGCACGGCATGGTTATTCAGCTGACATTTGTAGGTGATTCTACTGAAAATCCTCTAATTACGAACCTGATTCGTAACCATCCGATTCAGGTGAATATTCTTCAGGGGAAAATTTCACAAACGCAAAGCGGATCTTACGGCACACTGTTTATCCATATAGACGGCGAACAGGCTGAACTTGAAAGAGCGATGGCCTACATCCGCAGCCAAGAGGTCGAGGCGGAGGTGATTTCAAATGTTTGA
- a CDS encoding O-acetylhomoserine aminocarboxypropyltransferase/cysteine synthase family protein — translation MTRKKYRLETVNIHGGLNPDPGTGARSVPIYQSNAYVFNDTEHASNLFALKEQGYIYTRIHNPTSSVLEERIAELEGGVGSLAVASGMAAITLSILNIAGAGDEIVSASSLYGGTYNLFQTTLPKYGIETTFVNPENPENFRSAITEKTKAIFAETIGNPSLQVLDIEAVAKIAHEAGIPLIVDNTFATPYLCRPLEHGADIVVHSATKWLLGNGTTLGGVIVDGGKFDWNSRKFPGFTTPDPSYHNLVYAEALPEAAYIVKARVQLLRDLGPALSPFNAFQFNLGLETLHVRMKEHISNTRKVVDYLNGHPAVKWVLYPEDSKHPDRALAEKYLPEGAGAVVVFGIEGGREAGAKVINSAELWSHVANVGDAKSLIIHPASTTHQQLDADGLRKSGVTEDLIRLSVGIEHIDDLLEDLEQAIEKAIGIRSLTESTAR, via the coding sequence ATGACTCGAAAAAAGTACCGTTTGGAGACCGTCAACATTCATGGAGGGCTAAATCCTGATCCTGGAACAGGCGCCAGATCTGTTCCGATTTACCAGTCTAATGCATACGTTTTTAATGACACTGAGCACGCCTCAAACTTATTTGCATTAAAAGAACAGGGGTACATTTATACCCGTATACATAACCCGACTTCCTCCGTCCTTGAGGAGCGCATCGCTGAACTTGAAGGCGGTGTCGGAAGTCTTGCGGTAGCAAGCGGTATGGCAGCCATCACCCTCTCGATTCTGAATATTGCCGGTGCCGGGGATGAAATCGTGTCAGCATCGAGTCTTTACGGGGGAACCTATAATCTTTTCCAGACGACTTTGCCAAAATACGGCATAGAAACCACATTTGTTAATCCGGAGAACCCGGAAAATTTCAGAAGCGCGATTACAGAAAAAACGAAGGCGATTTTTGCTGAGACAATTGGCAACCCGAGTCTTCAAGTGCTGGATATAGAAGCCGTTGCAAAAATTGCCCATGAAGCCGGGATTCCGCTGATTGTAGATAATACATTCGCCACCCCGTATTTGTGCCGTCCGCTCGAACACGGGGCTGATATCGTTGTTCATTCAGCGACGAAGTGGCTGCTTGGAAATGGCACAACGCTTGGCGGCGTTATTGTAGATGGAGGGAAATTTGACTGGAACAGCAGAAAGTTCCCGGGTTTCACCACACCTGATCCAAGCTATCATAACCTGGTTTACGCAGAAGCCCTTCCGGAAGCGGCTTATATTGTTAAAGCAAGAGTGCAGCTGCTGAGAGATCTTGGGCCTGCACTCAGCCCGTTTAATGCTTTTCAATTTAACCTCGGTCTTGAAACGCTGCATGTCAGAATGAAAGAGCATATCTCGAATACTAGGAAGGTTGTAGACTATCTGAACGGACATCCTGCAGTTAAATGGGTTCTCTATCCTGAAGATTCAAAGCATCCGGACCGGGCACTTGCTGAGAAATACTTACCGGAGGGAGCCGGTGCAGTCGTGGTATTCGGCATTGAAGGCGGACGCGAAGCAGGGGCTAAAGTGATCAACTCTGCAGAGCTGTGGTCACACGTTGCCAATGTTGGGGATGCAAAGAGCCTCATCATCCATCCTGCGAGCACAACACACCAGCAGCTCGACGCTGACGGCCTGAGGAAATCAGGCGTAACGGAAGATCTAATCAGACTCTCTGTTGGTATTGAACATATAGACGACCTGCTCGAAGACTTGGAACAGGCAATTGAGAAGGCCATCGGCATAAGGTCACTGACAGAATCTACAGCACGATAA
- a CDS encoding methionine ABC transporter permease: MFENVRWENVWEATSETLFMTAFSVAATFVLGIILGLLLFLTSRGGIWENKPVNVIISAFVNIFRSIPFILLIILLIPFTKAILDTFLGAKAALPALIIGAAPFYGRMVEIALREIDKGVIEAARSMGAKTSTIIWKVLIPESSPALISGITVTAIALVGYTAMAGVVGAGGLGNLAFLEGFQRNNNAVTMIATILILVIVFIIQFIGDFITSKLDKR; the protein is encoded by the coding sequence ATGTTTGAGAACGTGAGATGGGAAAATGTATGGGAAGCAACCAGTGAAACCCTGTTCATGACTGCATTTTCTGTGGCAGCAACATTTGTGCTGGGTATTATCCTCGGCTTGCTGCTCTTCCTTACATCCAGAGGCGGTATCTGGGAAAACAAGCCGGTTAATGTCATCATATCTGCATTTGTAAACATTTTTAGATCAATTCCGTTTATCCTGCTGATTATTTTGCTTATTCCTTTTACCAAGGCCATTCTTGATACGTTTCTTGGTGCAAAGGCGGCACTGCCGGCATTAATTATCGGAGCTGCTCCGTTCTATGGCCGTATGGTTGAAATTGCACTTCGTGAAATTGATAAAGGAGTTATTGAAGCGGCCAGATCAATGGGCGCTAAAACATCTACGATTATCTGGAAGGTCCTGATTCCAGAATCATCTCCTGCTTTAATTTCCGGGATTACAGTAACAGCGATTGCTCTTGTCGGCTACACAGCCATGGCTGGAGTAGTTGGTGCAGGCGGCCTTGGAAACCTTGCCTTTTTGGAAGGCTTCCAGAGAAACAATAATGCTGTAACGATGATTGCAACCATTTTAATACTTGTCATTGTTTTCATTATCCAATTTATTGGAGATTTTATAACATCAAAATTAGACAAACGTTAG
- the sufC gene encoding Fe-S cluster assembly ATPase SufC, with the protein MAGSTLVIKDLHVEIDGKEILKGVNLEIKGGEFHAIMGPNGTGKSTLSSAIMGHPKYEVTKGSITLDGEDVLEMEVDERARAGLFLAMQYPSEISGVTNADFLRSSINARKEEGEEISLMKFIRKMDSNMEFLEMDPDMAQRYLNEGFSGGEKKRNEILQLMMIEPKIAILDEIDSGLDIDALKVVSKGINQMRSEEFGCLIITHYQRLLNYITPDHVHVMMQGRIVKSGGPELSQRLEAEGYDWIKQELGIEDETVGQEA; encoded by the coding sequence ATGGCAGGATCAACATTAGTGATTAAAGATTTACACGTGGAAATTGACGGAAAAGAGATTTTGAAAGGTGTAAACCTTGAAATAAAAGGCGGAGAGTTCCACGCAATCATGGGACCGAATGGTACTGGTAAATCAACGCTTTCATCAGCAATTATGGGGCACCCTAAGTACGAAGTAACAAAAGGCAGCATCACACTTGACGGTGAAGATGTACTTGAAATGGAAGTTGATGAGCGCGCACGCGCAGGTCTGTTCCTTGCAATGCAGTATCCAAGCGAAATCAGCGGCGTAACGAACGCGGACTTCCTTCGTTCATCTATCAATGCGCGCAAAGAAGAAGGCGAAGAAATTTCATTAATGAAATTCATCCGCAAAATGGATTCGAACATGGAGTTCCTTGAAATGGATCCTGATATGGCACAGCGCTACCTGAACGAAGGTTTTTCCGGCGGTGAGAAAAAACGCAACGAAATTCTTCAATTAATGATGATCGAGCCTAAGATCGCCATTCTTGATGAAATCGACTCAGGACTTGATATCGACGCACTTAAAGTCGTTTCAAAAGGCATCAACCAAATGCGTTCTGAAGAGTTCGGCTGCCTGATCATCACTCACTATCAGCGCCTGCTTAACTACATCACACCTGATCATGTACACGTTATGATGCAGGGACGAATCGTAAAATCAGGCGGACCTGAGCTTTCTCAGCGCCTTGAAGCAGAAGGATATGACTGGATTAAACAAGAGCTTGGCATCGAAGACGAAACTGTTGGTCAAGAAGCGTAA
- a CDS encoding carboxymuconolactone decarboxylase family protein: MQHFEPRNSSEAALHDYKEGLGIFTEKMPELAHLYNEFTQECFKEGTLSQKEKQLIALGISIYSQDEYCIIYHTKGCLDQGASEQEILETVGVTAAFGGGAAMSQSVTLVQECITELNQLKQ, translated from the coding sequence ATGCAGCATTTTGAACCGAGAAACTCAAGCGAAGCAGCTTTGCACGATTACAAAGAAGGCCTTGGCATCTTTACAGAAAAAATGCCGGAACTTGCTCACCTTTATAATGAATTTACACAGGAATGCTTTAAGGAAGGGACTCTCTCCCAAAAAGAAAAACAGCTGATTGCCCTTGGGATCAGTATTTACTCCCAGGATGAATACTGCATCATTTATCATACAAAGGGATGCCTTGATCAGGGTGCGAGCGAACAGGAAATTCTTGAAACAGTAGGCGTGACTGCCGCATTCGGCGGAGGAGCCGCCATGAGCCAGTCTGTTACGCTTGTACAGGAGTGCATCACAGAGCTCAATCAGCTGAAACAGTAG
- a CDS encoding cysteine desulfurase gives MNIQDIRSLFPILDQQVNGQDLVYLDSAATSQKPLPVIEALDRYYREYNSNVHRGVHTLGTKATDGYEGAREKVRKFIGASSMEEIIFTRGATTALNTVAASYGRANLKAGDEIVITHMEHHANVIPWQQLAKETGAVLKYIPLQEDGTISLEDAKATITDAAKIVSVMQVSNVLGTINPIKELAEIAHSKGAVMVVDGAQSAPHMKIDVQDLDCDFFAFSAHKMCGPTGIGVLYGKKALLEVMEPVEFGGEMIDFVGLYESTWKELPWKFEAGTPIIAGAIGLGAAIDFLQDIGLDTIEAYEHRLADYALEQLSEVEGITIYGPKHRAGLVTFNIEDVHPHDVATVLDAEGIAVRAGHHCAQPLMKWLNVSSTARASFYLYNTEEEIDKLVAGIVKTKEYFTNVF, from the coding sequence ATGAATATTCAAGATATCCGTTCACTTTTTCCGATTTTGGATCAGCAGGTAAATGGACAGGATCTTGTATATCTTGACAGTGCAGCGACTTCACAGAAGCCGCTGCCCGTCATTGAAGCGCTTGACCGCTATTACCGGGAGTACAATTCAAATGTGCACCGCGGCGTTCATACGCTTGGAACGAAGGCGACAGATGGATATGAAGGAGCCCGTGAAAAGGTCCGGAAATTCATTGGCGCTTCATCGATGGAAGAAATTATCTTCACGCGCGGAGCTACGACAGCTTTAAATACAGTTGCAGCGAGCTATGGGCGTGCTAATCTTAAGGCCGGGGATGAGATTGTCATCACCCACATGGAGCATCATGCGAATGTGATTCCATGGCAGCAGCTTGCCAAAGAAACGGGAGCTGTCCTTAAATACATCCCTCTTCAAGAAGACGGAACCATTTCTTTAGAGGATGCAAAAGCCACCATTACAGATGCCGCTAAAATTGTATCTGTGATGCAGGTCTCAAATGTGCTTGGAACCATTAACCCTATCAAAGAACTTGCAGAAATTGCACACAGCAAAGGTGCAGTCATGGTCGTTGACGGTGCACAAAGTGCTCCTCATATGAAAATTGACGTGCAGGATCTGGATTGTGATTTCTTTGCTTTTTCTGCCCATAAAATGTGCGGTCCTACCGGCATCGGCGTACTTTACGGGAAAAAAGCGCTTCTTGAAGTGATGGAGCCGGTCGAATTCGGCGGCGAGATGATTGATTTTGTCGGCCTGTACGAATCAACGTGGAAAGAGCTTCCGTGGAAGTTCGAAGCCGGAACACCGATTATTGCCGGAGCGATCGGGCTTGGTGCTGCGATTGATTTCCTTCAGGATATTGGCCTTGATACCATCGAAGCATACGAGCACAGGCTTGCAGACTATGCACTCGAGCAGCTTTCAGAAGTTGAAGGCATTACGATTTACGGTCCAAAGCACCGCGCAGGACTTGTAACGTTCAATATAGAGGATGTTCATCCTCACGATGTGGCTACAGTGCTTGATGCAGAAGGCATCGCAGTGCGTGCCGGACATCATTGTGCACAGCCGCTTATGAAATGGCTGAATGTTTCTTCTACTGCACGTGCAAGTTTTTACCTGTACAATACAGAAGAAGAAATCGATAAGCTTGTTGCAGGAATTGTTAAAACAAAGGAGTACTTTACAAATGTCTTTTAA
- a CDS encoding YusG family protein, with protein MSFEKKRLDITDRVTGRFEGGQMNLFFEKEQIGSMSLGPDGQVSLKNGYEEENHSFFQYADVLSKQDEKYVDCDEENGWC; from the coding sequence ATGTCATTTGAAAAGAAACGGCTGGATATTACAGACCGCGTCACCGGCAGATTTGAAGGCGGGCAGATGAATCTGTTTTTTGAAAAAGAGCAAATCGGCTCGATGTCACTTGGCCCGGACGGTCAGGTGTCGTTGAAAAATGGATATGAAGAAGAAAATCATTCCTTTTTTCAGTATGCAGACGTTCTATCTAAACAAGATGAGAAGTATGTCGATTGTGATGAAGAAAACGGCTGGTGCTGA
- a CDS encoding toprim domain-containing protein, with product MSAIEVEKVIIVEGTSDKRKVLNVVNEPVEIICTNGTISLTRLDEMVDELFSRDVYVLVDSDDSGDRLRKQFKREFPEAAHLFIDKMYREVATAPDQHVAAVLLSANIDVHAKYL from the coding sequence ATGTCTGCAATTGAGGTTGAAAAAGTCATAATTGTTGAAGGAACATCTGATAAGCGAAAAGTATTAAATGTTGTCAACGAACCGGTTGAAATTATTTGTACAAATGGCACAATCAGTCTGACACGGCTTGATGAAATGGTGGATGAACTGTTCAGCCGTGATGTTTATGTGCTTGTGGATTCTGATGATTCCGGGGATCGCCTGAGAAAACAGTTCAAACGTGAATTTCCCGAGGCTGCGCATTTGTTTATCGACAAAATGTACAGGGAAGTTGCCACTGCGCCTGATCAGCATGTCGCAGCCGTGCTGCTGAGTGCAAACATTGATGTGCATGCGAAATACTTATAA
- a CDS encoding thioredoxin family protein translates to MIECNEEQVSRLAERDTAILYLYTPFCGTCQLAKKMLTVVEAMLPALEIKMANLNYLPKQASAWEIESVPCLLLFEKGRLISKTYAFHSVEHLYQILKKYAA, encoded by the coding sequence ATGATTGAATGCAATGAAGAGCAGGTAAGCAGACTCGCAGAGAGGGATACTGCCATTCTTTATTTATATACACCCTTTTGCGGCACATGTCAGCTCGCTAAAAAGATGCTGACAGTAGTTGAGGCGATGCTGCCTGCCCTTGAAATAAAGATGGCCAACCTGAATTATCTTCCGAAACAGGCGTCTGCCTGGGAAATCGAAAGTGTTCCTTGCCTGCTTCTTTTTGAAAAAGGAAGATTGATCAGCAAAACGTATGCCTTTCATTCTGTCGAACATCTCTATCAAATATTGAAAAAATATGCCGCCTGA
- the sufU gene encoding Fe-S cluster assembly sulfur transfer protein SufU, with translation MSFNNLDTLYRQVIMDHYKNPRNKGVLEDSLTIDMNNPTCGDRIRLTLQIEDGEIKDAKFDGEGCSISMSSASMMTQAIKGQSVETALKLSKIFSDMMQGKEYDDDIELEDIEALQGVAKFPARIKCATLAWKAMEKGVQNS, from the coding sequence ATGTCTTTTAACAACCTGGACACCTTGTACCGCCAGGTCATCATGGACCATTACAAAAACCCGCGGAACAAAGGTGTACTCGAAGATAGCTTAACAATCGATATGAACAACCCTACATGCGGCGACCGTATCCGCCTTACCCTTCAAATTGAAGACGGCGAGATAAAAGATGCCAAGTTTGACGGGGAAGGCTGTTCCATTTCCATGTCCTCTGCTTCTATGATGACACAGGCCATTAAAGGCCAGTCTGTTGAAACCGCGCTTAAACTGTCAAAAATTTTCTCTGATATGATGCAGGGGAAAGAATACGATGATGACATTGAACTTGAGGACATTGAGGCGCTTCAGGGTGTTGCGAAATTCCCTGCCCGCATTAAATGTGCAACTCTTGCGTGGAAGGCCATGGAAAAAGGCGTTCAAAACAGCTGA
- the sufD gene encoding Fe-S cluster assembly protein SufD, with the protein MTVETTFNHDYVAGFSKELGEPEWLTELRLQALAKAEDLSMPKPDKTKIDKWNFTEFKTHAVKSEKLASLNSLHEEVKSLIDLEEENKNLYVQLDTTPAYSSLSQELKDQGVIFTDIHTAAREHSELVKKYFMTDGVKVDEHRLTALNAALMNGGVFVYVPENVEVAAPLQAVYVHENPATTLFNHVIVVADNNSSVTYVENYISVTETEGAVFNIVTEVFANSNAKVTYGAVDHLNKGVTTYVNRRGTAGRDGRIEWALGLMNDGNTISENTTNLMGDGSYGDTKSVVVGRGSQTQNFTTKVIHFGRNSEGYILKHGVMKDSASSVFNGIGKIEHGASKSNAEQESRVLMLSEKARGDANPILLIDEDDVTAGHAASVGRVDPLQLYYLMSRGIPKVEAERLVIHGFLAPVVNVLPIEGVKKQLVEVIERKVK; encoded by the coding sequence ATGACAGTAGAGACAACATTCAACCATGACTATGTCGCCGGTTTTTCAAAAGAACTTGGCGAACCGGAATGGCTAACAGAACTGCGCTTACAGGCTCTTGCAAAAGCTGAAGACCTTTCTATGCCAAAGCCGGATAAAACAAAGATTGACAAATGGAACTTCACTGAGTTTAAAACTCATGCAGTGAAAAGCGAAAAGCTTGCGTCACTTAACAGTCTGCATGAAGAAGTAAAATCTCTTATCGACCTTGAAGAAGAGAACAAAAATCTGTACGTCCAGCTTGATACAACACCTGCTTATTCATCTCTGTCACAGGAGCTGAAAGACCAGGGCGTAATCTTTACAGACATTCATACAGCTGCACGCGAGCATTCAGAGCTTGTGAAAAAATACTTTATGACAGACGGCGTAAAAGTCGATGAGCACCGCCTGACAGCATTGAATGCTGCCCTAATGAACGGCGGAGTGTTCGTATATGTGCCTGAAAATGTCGAAGTTGCTGCACCACTTCAAGCTGTGTATGTTCACGAGAATCCGGCTACGACTCTTTTCAACCATGTAATCGTCGTAGCAGACAACAACAGTTCAGTAACGTATGTTGAGAACTATATCTCTGTAACAGAGACTGAAGGAGCCGTTTTCAACATCGTGACAGAAGTTTTCGCAAACTCAAACGCAAAAGTAACGTACGGTGCTGTTGATCACTTGAATAAAGGTGTTACAACCTATGTAAACCGCCGCGGTACTGCAGGACGCGACGGCCGCATCGAGTGGGCTCTTGGCTTGATGAACGACGGAAACACAATCTCTGAGAATACGACAAACCTGATGGGTGACGGATCTTACGGCGACACTAAATCAGTTGTAGTCGGCCGCGGATCGCAAACTCAGAACTTTACGACTAAAGTCATTCACTTCGGTAGAAACTCTGAAGGATATATCTTAAAACACGGTGTGATGAAAGACAGTGCTTCATCTGTCTTCAACGGCATCGGGAAAATCGAGCACGGTGCTTCAAAATCAAACGCTGAGCAGGAATCAAGAGTGCTTATGCTGAGTGAAAAAGCGCGCGGTGACGCTAACCCGATTCTTCTGATCGATGAAGATGATGTTACAGCAGGACATGCGGCTTCTGTTGGCCGTGTAGATCCTCTTCAGCTTTACTACCTGATGAGCCGCGGAATTCCGAAGGTTGAGGCAGAGCGCCTTGTCATTCATGGATTCTTAGCGCCGGTAGTCAACGTCCTTCCAATTGAAGGCGTTAAGAAACAGCTTGTTGAGGTTATCGAAAGGAAAGTTAAGTAA
- the gcvH gene encoding glycine cleavage system protein GcvH, translating to MNTPKELRYSEEHEWVKVEGDKVRIGITDFAQSELGDIVFVELPEVGDEIKADEPFGSVESVKTVSELYAPISGTVVEINEDLDDSPEFVNESPYEKAWMIVIEPSNAGDVDNLMTAEQYEEMTNED from the coding sequence ATGAACACACCAAAAGAACTTCGCTACTCTGAAGAACACGAGTGGGTTAAAGTTGAAGGCGATAAAGTACGCATCGGGATTACGGACTTTGCACAATCAGAGCTTGGAGATATTGTGTTTGTTGAACTTCCTGAAGTAGGCGACGAAATTAAAGCAGACGAGCCATTCGGCAGCGTTGAGTCTGTAAAAACAGTATCTGAGCTGTATGCGCCAATCAGCGGAACAGTTGTTGAAATTAATGAAGACCTTGATGACAGCCCTGAATTTGTCAACGAGTCTCCATATGAAAAAGCCTGGATGATTGTCATTGAGCCAAGCAATGCAGGTGATGTAGACAACTTGATGACAGCTGAGCAATACGAAGAAATGACAAACGAAGACTGA
- a CDS encoding MetQ/NlpA family ABC transporter substrate-binding protein encodes MKKLLLSAVFATSAFALAACGGGDGGGEESKTLKIGASNVPHAEILEEAQPLLEEKGIELDIVPFQDYILPNKSLASEEIDANYFQHIPYLESQMAENKDYDFVNAGGIHIEPIGVYSKKHKTLEDIPEGGTIIMSNSVADHGRMLSLLENEGLITIKEGVDKTTATVDDIGENKKNLKFKADVEASILPQAYNNDEGDAVLINTNYAIGAGLNPQKDAIALEGSDSPYVNIITVRKGDENKEEIKALVDVLHSEEIQKFIEEKYEGAVVPVDGK; translated from the coding sequence ATGAAAAAATTACTCTTAAGTGCTGTTTTTGCTACATCTGCTTTTGCTCTTGCTGCCTGCGGCGGCGGTGATGGGGGCGGCGAGGAATCTAAAACACTGAAAATCGGAGCATCTAATGTTCCTCACGCTGAAATTTTAGAAGAAGCCCAGCCTTTACTTGAAGAAAAAGGCATCGAGCTTGATATCGTTCCTTTCCAGGACTACATCTTGCCGAACAAATCTCTTGCAAGCGAAGAAATTGATGCAAACTACTTCCAGCACATCCCGTACCTTGAGTCACAGATGGCTGAAAACAAGGACTACGATTTTGTGAATGCAGGCGGAATTCACATCGAGCCGATCGGTGTTTATTCTAAAAAGCATAAAACACTTGAAGATATTCCTGAAGGCGGAACGATTATTATGAGCAACTCTGTTGCTGATCACGGACGCATGCTTTCCCTTCTTGAAAATGAAGGCCTGATTACAATTAAAGAAGGTGTCGATAAAACAACAGCTACGGTTGACGACATCGGCGAAAACAAAAAGAACCTGAAATTTAAAGCTGACGTTGAAGCAAGCATCCTTCCTCAGGCTTATAACAATGACGAGGGAGATGCAGTTCTGATCAACACGAACTATGCCATCGGAGCCGGTCTGAATCCTCAAAAAGATGCAATTGCACTTGAAGGATCTGATTCTCCATATGTAAACATCATTACTGTCCGTAAAGGTGACGAAAACAAAGAAGAGATCAAAGCGCTTGTGGACGTTCTTCACTCAGAAGAAATCCAGAAGTTCATTGAAGAAAAATACGAAGGTGCCGTTGTACCTGTAGACGGAAAATAA